The following are from one region of the Cervus canadensis isolate Bull #8, Minnesota chromosome 23, ASM1932006v1, whole genome shotgun sequence genome:
- the RMC1 gene encoding regulator of MON1-CCZ1 complex isoform X1, with translation MDEEDYYLELCERPVHFEKANPVNCVFFDEANKQVFAVRSGGATGVVVKGPDDRNPISFRMEDKGEVKCIKFSLENKILAVQRTSKTVDFSNFIPDSSQLEYTQECKTKNANILGFCWTSSTEIVFITDQGIEFYQVLPEKRNLKLLKSQNINVNWYMYCPEGSVILLSTTVLGNVLQPFYFRAGTMSKLPKFEIELPAAPKSTKLSLSERDIAMATIYGQLYVLFLRHHSRTSNSTGAEVVLYHLPREGACKKMHILKLNRTGKFALNVVDNLVVVHHQDTETSVIFDIRLRGEFDGSVTLHHPVLPARSIQPYQIPAAGPAPVTSQSPVPCKLYSSSWIVFQPDIIISASQGYLWNLQVKLQPIVNLLPDKGRLVDFLLQRKECKVVILSVCSQMLTESDRATLPVIATVFDKLNQEYKKYLDAEQSYTMAVEAGQSRSGPLLRRPVRTQAVVDQSDMYTHVLSVFTEKKETPHKFVIAVLMEYIRSLNQFQITVQHYLHELVIKTLVQHNLFYMLHQFLQYHVLSDSKPLACLLLSLESFYPPAHQLSLDMLKRLSTANDEIVEVLLSKHQVLAALRFIRGIGGHDNISARKFLDAAKQTEDHMLFYTIFRFFEQRNQRLRGNPSFTPGEHCEEHVAFFKQVFGDQALMRPTTF, from the exons ATGGACGAAGAGGACTATTACCTGGAGCTGTGCGAGCGGCCGGTGCACTTCGAGAAGGCGAACCCGGTCAACTGCGTCTTCTTCGACGAGGCCAACAAGCAG GTTTTTGCCGTTCGATCTGGTGGAGCCACTGGAGTGGTAGTGAAAGGCCCTGATGACAGGAATCCCATCTCATTTAG AATGGAGGACAAGGGAGAAGTGAAGTGCATCAAGTTTTCCTTGGAAAATAAGATATTGGCTGTTCAGAGGACCTCAAAGACCGTG GACTTTTCTAATTTTATCCCGGATAGTTCTCAGCTGGAGTACACTCAGGAGTGCAAG ACCAAAAATGCCAACATACTAGGATTCTGCTGGACCAGTTCTACTGAAATTGTCTTCATCACAGATCAAGGAATCGAATTTTACCAG GTGTTACCAGAGAAGCGGAATCTGAAGCTTCTGAAGAGCCAGAACATCAACGTGAACTGGTACATGTACTGTCCCGAGGGCTCCGTGATTCTGCTGTCCACCACAGTGCTTGGAAATGTGCTGCAGCCCTTCTACTTCCGG GCTGGCACCATGTCGAAGCTGCCCAAGTTTGAGATTGAATTACCAGCTGCCCCAAAGTCAACTAAACTGAGCCTCTCGGAGAGAGACATTGCCATGGCGACAAT ATATGGCCAGCTGTACGTTCTCTTCCTGAGGCATCATTCTCGGACCTCCAATAGTACTGGAGCAGAGGTAGTCCTGTATCATCTACCACG AGAAGGTGCCTGTAAGAAGATGCACATACTGAAGTTAAACCGGACGGGGAAGTTCGCCCTAAACGTAGTGGACAACCTGGTAGTGGTTCATCATCAGGACACAGAG ACGTCGGTGATATTTGATATCAGGTTAAGGGGGGAATTCGACGGCTCTGTTACTCTGCATCACCCGGTGCTCCCAGCTCGATCCATCCAGCCCTATCAGATCCCCGCGGCAG GTCCGGCTCCTGTGACCAGCCAGTCCCCTGTCCCGTGTAAACTCT ACTCTTCATCGTGGATCGTCTTCCAGCCCGATATCATCATCAGCGCGAGTCAAG GTTACCTCTGGAACCTCCAGGTGAAACTGCAGCCCATAGTGAACCTCTTGCCGGATAAAGGCAGGCTCGTGGACTTCCTCCTGCAGAGGAAGGAGTGCAAGGTGGTCATCCTGTCTGTGTGCTCGCAGA TGTTGACAGAGTCAGACAGAGCGACGTTGCCCGTGATAGCCACCGTCTTTGACAAACTCAACCAGGAGTATAAGAAATACCTGGACGCCGAGCAGAGTTACACGATG GCCGTGGAGGCAGGGCAGAGCCGGAGTGGCCCGCTGCTCAGGAGGCCGGTGCGCACCCAGGCCGTGGTCGACCAGTCTGACATGTACACCCACGTTCTGTCGGTGTTCACGGAGAAGAAG GAGACGCCGCACAAATTCGTGATCGCCGTGCTCATGGAGTACATCCGTTCCCTGAACCAGTTTCAGATCACAGTACAG cATTATTTACACGAGCTGGTCATCAAGACGCTCGTCCAGCACAACCTCTTCTACATGCTGCACCAGTTCCTGCAGTACCACGTCCTCAGTGACTCAAAGCCTTTG GCTTGTCTGCTGCTTTCCCTAGAAAGTTTTTATCCTCCTGCCCACCAGCTGTCTCTGGATATGCTGAAG CGACTTTCCACAGCAAATGATGAAATAGTAGAAGTTCTCCTTTCCAAACACCAAGTGTTAGCTGCCTTAAGGTTCATCCGGGGGATCGGTGGCCATGATAACATCTCTGCACGGAAGTTTCTAGATGCTGCAAAGCAGACTGAAGACCACATGCTTTTCTACACGATATTCCGATTTTTTGAACAGCGAAACCAGCGTCTGCGAGGGAACCCTAGTTTCACACCAG GAGAACACTGTGAAGAACATGTTGCTTTTTTCAAACAAGTTTTCGGAGACCAAGCTCTAATGAGGCCTACAACTTTCTGA
- the RMC1 gene encoding regulator of MON1-CCZ1 complex isoform X2: protein MEDKGEVKCIKFSLENKILAVQRTSKTVDFSNFIPDSSQLEYTQECKTKNANILGFCWTSSTEIVFITDQGIEFYQVLPEKRNLKLLKSQNINVNWYMYCPEGSVILLSTTVLGNVLQPFYFRAGTMSKLPKFEIELPAAPKSTKLSLSERDIAMATIYGQLYVLFLRHHSRTSNSTGAEVVLYHLPREGACKKMHILKLNRTGKFALNVVDNLVVVHHQDTETSVIFDIRLRGEFDGSVTLHHPVLPARSIQPYQIPAAGPAPVTSQSPVPCKLYSSSWIVFQPDIIISASQGYLWNLQVKLQPIVNLLPDKGRLVDFLLQRKECKVVILSVCSQMLTESDRATLPVIATVFDKLNQEYKKYLDAEQSYTMAVEAGQSRSGPLLRRPVRTQAVVDQSDMYTHVLSVFTEKKETPHKFVIAVLMEYIRSLNQFQITVQHYLHELVIKTLVQHNLFYMLHQFLQYHVLSDSKPLACLLLSLESFYPPAHQLSLDMLKRLSTANDEIVEVLLSKHQVLAALRFIRGIGGHDNISARKFLDAAKQTEDHMLFYTIFRFFEQRNQRLRGNPSFTPGEHCEEHVAFFKQVFGDQALMRPTTF, encoded by the exons ATGGAGGACAAGGGAGAAGTGAAGTGCATCAAGTTTTCCTTGGAAAATAAGATATTGGCTGTTCAGAGGACCTCAAAGACCGTG GACTTTTCTAATTTTATCCCGGATAGTTCTCAGCTGGAGTACACTCAGGAGTGCAAG ACCAAAAATGCCAACATACTAGGATTCTGCTGGACCAGTTCTACTGAAATTGTCTTCATCACAGATCAAGGAATCGAATTTTACCAG GTGTTACCAGAGAAGCGGAATCTGAAGCTTCTGAAGAGCCAGAACATCAACGTGAACTGGTACATGTACTGTCCCGAGGGCTCCGTGATTCTGCTGTCCACCACAGTGCTTGGAAATGTGCTGCAGCCCTTCTACTTCCGG GCTGGCACCATGTCGAAGCTGCCCAAGTTTGAGATTGAATTACCAGCTGCCCCAAAGTCAACTAAACTGAGCCTCTCGGAGAGAGACATTGCCATGGCGACAAT ATATGGCCAGCTGTACGTTCTCTTCCTGAGGCATCATTCTCGGACCTCCAATAGTACTGGAGCAGAGGTAGTCCTGTATCATCTACCACG AGAAGGTGCCTGTAAGAAGATGCACATACTGAAGTTAAACCGGACGGGGAAGTTCGCCCTAAACGTAGTGGACAACCTGGTAGTGGTTCATCATCAGGACACAGAG ACGTCGGTGATATTTGATATCAGGTTAAGGGGGGAATTCGACGGCTCTGTTACTCTGCATCACCCGGTGCTCCCAGCTCGATCCATCCAGCCCTATCAGATCCCCGCGGCAG GTCCGGCTCCTGTGACCAGCCAGTCCCCTGTCCCGTGTAAACTCT ACTCTTCATCGTGGATCGTCTTCCAGCCCGATATCATCATCAGCGCGAGTCAAG GTTACCTCTGGAACCTCCAGGTGAAACTGCAGCCCATAGTGAACCTCTTGCCGGATAAAGGCAGGCTCGTGGACTTCCTCCTGCAGAGGAAGGAGTGCAAGGTGGTCATCCTGTCTGTGTGCTCGCAGA TGTTGACAGAGTCAGACAGAGCGACGTTGCCCGTGATAGCCACCGTCTTTGACAAACTCAACCAGGAGTATAAGAAATACCTGGACGCCGAGCAGAGTTACACGATG GCCGTGGAGGCAGGGCAGAGCCGGAGTGGCCCGCTGCTCAGGAGGCCGGTGCGCACCCAGGCCGTGGTCGACCAGTCTGACATGTACACCCACGTTCTGTCGGTGTTCACGGAGAAGAAG GAGACGCCGCACAAATTCGTGATCGCCGTGCTCATGGAGTACATCCGTTCCCTGAACCAGTTTCAGATCACAGTACAG cATTATTTACACGAGCTGGTCATCAAGACGCTCGTCCAGCACAACCTCTTCTACATGCTGCACCAGTTCCTGCAGTACCACGTCCTCAGTGACTCAAAGCCTTTG GCTTGTCTGCTGCTTTCCCTAGAAAGTTTTTATCCTCCTGCCCACCAGCTGTCTCTGGATATGCTGAAG CGACTTTCCACAGCAAATGATGAAATAGTAGAAGTTCTCCTTTCCAAACACCAAGTGTTAGCTGCCTTAAGGTTCATCCGGGGGATCGGTGGCCATGATAACATCTCTGCACGGAAGTTTCTAGATGCTGCAAAGCAGACTGAAGACCACATGCTTTTCTACACGATATTCCGATTTTTTGAACAGCGAAACCAGCGTCTGCGAGGGAACCCTAGTTTCACACCAG GAGAACACTGTGAAGAACATGTTGCTTTTTTCAAACAAGTTTTCGGAGACCAAGCTCTAATGAGGCCTACAACTTTCTGA